The Astatotilapia calliptera chromosome 14, fAstCal1.2, whole genome shotgun sequence genome includes a region encoding these proteins:
- the zc3h4 gene encoding zinc finger CCCH domain-containing protein 4 isoform X2 — MAVESMTVHPNSPTTNHEHNSLLTDERAEDGELEEGELEDDGGEMEEEEMAGGVSAVGPGGDGEEVGGGEGGHEGSAERPRRSRERHASSGSDDERAHRRKRKRKKEREREKRRSKKKRKSRHKRHASSDDDHSDYSDESDYSPSEKRKYREYSPQYGSSRGSYGGAKRGGYMKMEKQGYGGYDDYEDDNFEGEEDEDMGDDDYDDFTKELNQYRKAKEGGGGRGGRGARGRMKNHRGRGLMRGGRRGRGGGRGRGGRGGGGKMGGDDDGDGYGDEMEYGDDDYDMGDDDYDDYSKELNQYKKSKDRGRGGKGGRGRGRGKGGRGMIRGAKGRNRGRGRGDMGNDDNGDMDNGDGVGGDGPGMGRRNQNEKHQDKKGKAICKYYIEGRCTWGDHCNFSHDIELPKKKELCKFYITGFCARADHCPYMHGEFPCKLFHTTGKCVNGDECMFSHEELNDDTRELLNKMLAEDAEAGAEDEKEVEELKKQGINPLPKPPPGVGLLPTPPRPVPVETNTGGVDFAGPPAGDFGGLPGPNQVPMAVKGPPGPGPVPVPGPCVGPPVHGPDGSPFQGGPPNPPGLPPPPHMGPPPPAGGGGGGGGMGKKIPSLFEIKVQPTGQLAQKLAVSQGPSTNQGQTPTPGPQGPPGAPPPRFPAPPGMMPPDMQNMGPNLGMNQGPPNMGPGGPPMMGGFPPGEGPPHGGAMPPGPPQGGGNFYNNFYNQQEGMKMEGVVQEGDSYQGFSGMDERGGTGTFGNQSGNQEGPANGATANQGGISVPDFLPPAQRVLFMRIQQKQQEEEERARRMAEGGAEKSRDTEGDSGNWYSSEDEDGGGSVTSILKTLRQQTQAPQKSDVHPSDPRLVKASPSHPPARPADPRLARDPRLARAAESAQISDPTHSTLAPSSSGPPADPRLARLAAAASAGSASHSPPAAKPEPPLVYKPPPLTTPAVDEEETERVLRDKPVPIPLDPLMGMALKDPRSQLQQFSHIKKDIVLHMPAFAKTITWSPEDLLPLPIPKQDLLPLPPGIPPVSTLDSRLSRGQQQQLHTPLTHSQPPSVQPPPSLDAPAPSSSASTLPEFEFLSRILKNVNSSTSQTPSPPHLPTPPTTMPVMGQPQSMPAASIEKPVDPRVARKVPSDPRLQPPKSALKQPSEPVPPPSTSPAPTSSSSPPAIAPYDPRLLSSVGAGRSVGAGTPGGASVLSSISLYDPRTNKPGSPGTSSGANNSPNSASQTESKLSDSTTSKPKSKEPLFVRKSALDQPEPEKSTEQGTDRYNSYNRPRPKPAPSPNSTAQGGPAAAGVAAAGGQGAPGSAADQAPAGVHNLPVSSLFGVVKQASKPGGTSSPFGGNSPAQSDQAAAEQDNGSLKEVFKGFDPTASPFCQ; from the exons GGCAGAAGATGGAGAGCTGGAGGAGGGTGAGTTGGAAGATGATGGGGGAGaaatggaggaggaagaaatgGCAGGAGGTGTGTCAGCAGTCGGTCCAGGTGGAGACGGTGAAGAAGTGGGTGGAGGTGAAGGAGGCCACGAAGGGTCGGCGGAGCGGCCTCGGCGAAGTAGGGAGCGCCACGCTAGCAGCGGTTCAGACGACGAGAGAGCCCACCGTCGTAAGAGGAAGCGGAAGAAGGAGcgggaaagagaaaagaggaggtCCAAGAAGAAACGCAAATCACGACATAAA CGTCATGCGTCCTCGGATGATGACCACTCAGACTACAGTGATGAGTCTGACTACAGTCCCAGTGAGAAAAGGAAATATAGAGAGTACAGCCCCCAGTACGGTTCT TCTCGTGGGAGCTACGGTGGCGCAAAGAGGGGTGGTTACATGAAGATGGAGAAACAGGGTTACGGAGGTTACGATGACTACGAAGATGACAACTttgagggagaggaagatgaagacATGGGGGATGACGACTACGATGACTTCACCAAGGAGCTCAACCAGTACCGAAAGGCCAAGGAGGGAGGTGGCGGCCGTGGTGGGCGAG GGGCCAGAGGTCGTATGAAGAACCACAGAGGCCGTGGATTAatgagaggagggaggaggggaagaggaggaggcagaggaagaggagggcgaGGCGGAGGAGGAAAGATGGGAGGAGATGATGATGGAGACGGCTACGGAGATGAAATGGAG TATGGAGATGATGACTACGACATGGGTGATGATGACTATGATGACTACTCGAAAGAGCTCAACCAGTACAAGAAGTCCAAAGACAGAGGCAGAG GTGGTAAAGGGGGCCGCGGGCGAGGCAGAGGTAAAGGAGGGCGTGGCATGATTAGAGGAGCAAAGGGTCGaaacagagggagaggaagaggagacatggggaATGATGACAACGGAGACATGGACAACGGG GATGGTGTTGGAGGTGATGGACCGGGAATGGGGAGGAGGAATCAGAATGAAAAGCACCAGGACAAGAAAGGAAAGGCCATCTGCAAGTACTACATCGAGGGGAGATGCACTTGG GGCGACCACTGTAACTTCAGCCATGACATTGAGCTGCCAAAGAAGAAGGAGTTGTGCAAGTTCTACATCACTGGATTCTGTGCCCGAGCTGACCACTGTCCTTACATGCATG GTGAATTCCCCTGTAAGCTGTTCCACACCACAGGGAAGTGTGTCAATGGTGACGAGTGTATGTTCTCCCACGAGGAACTCAATGATGATACTCGGGAGCTGCTTAACAAG ATGCTGGCAGAGGATGCAGAAGCTGGAGCTGAGGACGAAAAAGaggtggaggagctgaagaagcaAGGAATTAACCCGCTTCCTAAGCCCCCTCCTGGAGTCGGCCTCCTTCCAACCCCTCCCCGGCCCGTTCCTGTTGAAACCAACACAGGTGGTGTGGATTTTGCTGGGCCTCCAGCTGGTGACTTTGGGGGTCTTCCTGGACCTAATCAGGTGCCCATGGCTGTCAAAGGTCCCCCAGGACCAGGGCCTGTTCCTGTCCCTGGTCCCTGCGTCGGTCCACCTGTCCACGGTCCTGATGGAAGTCCCTTCCAAGGTGGCCCGCCGAATCCCCCTggccttcctcctcctccccacaTGGGTCCCCCACCTCCtgctggtggaggaggaggaggaggaggcatgGGGAAGAAGATCCCCTCGTTGTTTGAGATTAAAGTTCAGCCCACAGGACAGCTGGCCCAGAAACTCGCAGTTAG CCAGGGCCCCAGTACCAACCAGGGTCAGACCCCAACACCTGGACCTCAAGGGCCCCCTGGTGCCCCTCCTCCCAGATTCCCTGCCCCTCCAGGTATGATGCCCCCTGACATGCAGAACATGGGCCCCAACCTTGGAATGAACCAGGGCCCTCCCAACATGGGACCCGGTGGACCACCAATGATGGGAGGATTTCCACCAGGAGAGGGCCCTCCACATGGAGGTGCTATGCCTCCAGGTCCTCCTCAGGGAGGAGGAAACTTCTACAATAACTTCTACAATCAGCAAGAGGGTATGAAGATGGAGGGTGTGGTTCAAGAAG GTGACAGTTACCAGGGTTTTTCCGGTATGGACGAGAGAGGAGGCACAGGAACATTTGGAAATCAGTCAGGCAACCAGGAAGGCCCTGCTAATGGAGCCACAGCCAATCAGGGGGGGATTTCTGTGCCTGACTTTCTGCCACCTGCTCAGCGCGTCCTCTTCATGAGGATCCAACAGAAGcagcaagaggaagaggaaagagCTCGCAGGATGGCTGAGGGAGGAGCAGAAAAAAGCAGAGACACTGAAG GTGACTCAGGGAACTGGTATTCTAGCGAGGATGAGGATGGCGGTGGGAGCGTGACTTCCATCCTGAAGACCCTCCGTCAGCAGACCCAGGCTCCTcaaaaatctgacgtgcatccGAGCGACCCACGCCTTGTGAAAGCCTCTCCTTCCCACCCTCCGGCTCGCCCAGCAGACCCCCGCTTAGCTCGGGATCCACGCTTGGCACGTGCTGCTGAGTCAGCTCAAATCTCTGACCCCACCCACTCCACACTCGCTCCATCGTCATCTGGACCACCTGCAGACCCCAGGCTAGCTAGGCTAGCTGCTGCTGCCTCAGCAGGATCTGCCTCCCATTCGCCTCCAGCTGCTAAGCCTGAACCTCCCCTGGTCTATAAGCCCCCTCCGCTCACGACCCCGGCAGTGGATGAGGAGGAGACTGAGCGGGTTCTACGGGACAAGCCCGTGCCGATTCCTCTGGATCCGCTCATGGGTATGGCTCTGAAAGACCCACGTTCCCAGTTGCAGCAGTTCAGCCACATCAAGAAGGATATTGTTCTTCACATGCCAGCATTCGCTAAAACCATCACCTGGTCTCCTGAAGATCTGCTTCCGCTCCCTATTCCCAAGCAGGACCTGCTTCCTCTACCCCCGGGCATCCCTCCCGTGTCCACCCTTGACTCACGTCTGTCCCgcggtcagcagcagcagttacaCACGCCACTCACTCACTCGCAACCTCCTTCCGTACAGCCTCCTCCTTCCTTAGACGCCCCTGCTCCCTCCTCCTCAGCTTCTACCCTCCCAGAATTTGAATTTCTGTCTCGCATCCTGAAGAATGTTAACTCCAGCACGTCCCAgactccttctcctcctcattTACCCACACCCCCTACCACTATGCCAGTTATGGGTCAACCTCAGTCCATGCCTGCAGCTTCTATAGAAAAGCCTGTTGACCCCCGTGTTGCCCGCAAAGTCCCCTCTGATCCCCGTCTCCAGCCACCGAAGTCGGCactgaagcagccatcagaaccTGTGCCCCCTCCGTCCACATCTCCTGCACCAACATCTAGTTCTTCTCCACCTGCCATCGCTCCCTATGACCCACGGTTGCTCTCCTCAGTTGGGGCAGGGCGCAGTGTAGGGGCCGGGACACCAGGGGGTGCCAGTGTGCTGAGCAGCATTAGTCTGTATGACCCTCGGACTAACAAACCAGGCAGCCCTGGTACCAGCAGTGGCGCTAACAACTCTCCTAACTCAGCCAGCCAAACTGAGTCCAAACTCAGTGACTCCACAACGAGTAAACCTAAATCCAAGGAGCCCCTCTTTGTTCGGAAGTCTGCATTGGACCAACCTGAGCCAGAGAAAAGTACAGAGCAAGGCACGGATAGATACAACAGCTATAACAGGCCCCGGCCCAAACCTGCGCCCTCACCTAACTCCACAGCTCAGGGCGGGCCTGCTGCAGCTGGGGTGGCTGCAGCTGGAGGTCAGGGTGCTCCTGGATCTGCTGCAGACCAGGCGCCTGCAGGGGTCCATAACCTACCAGTATCCTCTTTATTTGGTGTTGTGAAGCAGGCTAGTAAGCCTGGCGGGACAAGCAGCCCCTTTGGGGGAAACAGCCCTGCACAGTCTGATCAGGCGGCCGCAGAGCAGGACAACGGCTCCCTGAAGGAAGTTTTCAAAGGCTTTGACCCCACAGCCTCTCCCTTCTGCCAGTGA
- the zc3h4 gene encoding zinc finger CCCH domain-containing protein 4 isoform X1, giving the protein MAVESMTVHPNSPTTNHEHNSLLTDERAEDGELEEGELEDDGGEMEEEEMAGGVSAVGPGGDGEEVGGGEGGHEGSAERPRRSRERHASSGSDDERAHRRKRKRKKEREREKRRSKKKRKSRHKRHASSDDDHSDYSDESDYSPSEKRKYREYSPQYGSSRGSYGGAKRGGYMKMEKQGYGGYDDYEDDNFEGEEDEDMGDDDYDDFTKELNQYRKAKEGGGGRGGRGARGRMKNHRGRGLMRGGRRGRGGGRGRGGRGGGGKMGGDDDGDGYGDEMEYGDDDYDMGDDDYDDYSKELNQYKKSKDRGRGGKGGRGRGRGKGGRGMIRGAKGRNRGRGRGDMGNDDNGDMDNGDGVGGDGPGMGRRNQNEKHQDKKGKAICKYYIEGRCTWGDHCNFSHDIELPKKKELCKFYITGFCARADHCPYMHGEFPCKLFHTTGKCVNGDECMFSHEELNDDTRELLNKMLAEDAEAGAEDEKEVEELKKQGINPLPKPPPGVGLLPTPPRPVPVETNTGGVDFAGPPAGDFGGLPGPNQVPMAVKGPPGPGPVPVPGPCVGPPVHGPDGSPFQGGPPNPPGLPPPPHMGPPPPAGGGGGGGGMGKKIPSLFEIKVQPTGQLAQKLAVRSQGPSTNQGQTPTPGPQGPPGAPPPRFPAPPGMMPPDMQNMGPNLGMNQGPPNMGPGGPPMMGGFPPGEGPPHGGAMPPGPPQGGGNFYNNFYNQQEGMKMEGVVQEGDSYQGFSGMDERGGTGTFGNQSGNQEGPANGATANQGGISVPDFLPPAQRVLFMRIQQKQQEEEERARRMAEGGAEKSRDTEGDSGNWYSSEDEDGGGSVTSILKTLRQQTQAPQKSDVHPSDPRLVKASPSHPPARPADPRLARDPRLARAAESAQISDPTHSTLAPSSSGPPADPRLARLAAAASAGSASHSPPAAKPEPPLVYKPPPLTTPAVDEEETERVLRDKPVPIPLDPLMGMALKDPRSQLQQFSHIKKDIVLHMPAFAKTITWSPEDLLPLPIPKQDLLPLPPGIPPVSTLDSRLSRGQQQQLHTPLTHSQPPSVQPPPSLDAPAPSSSASTLPEFEFLSRILKNVNSSTSQTPSPPHLPTPPTTMPVMGQPQSMPAASIEKPVDPRVARKVPSDPRLQPPKSALKQPSEPVPPPSTSPAPTSSSSPPAIAPYDPRLLSSVGAGRSVGAGTPGGASVLSSISLYDPRTNKPGSPGTSSGANNSPNSASQTESKLSDSTTSKPKSKEPLFVRKSALDQPEPEKSTEQGTDRYNSYNRPRPKPAPSPNSTAQGGPAAAGVAAAGGQGAPGSAADQAPAGVHNLPVSSLFGVVKQASKPGGTSSPFGGNSPAQSDQAAAEQDNGSLKEVFKGFDPTASPFCQ; this is encoded by the exons GGCAGAAGATGGAGAGCTGGAGGAGGGTGAGTTGGAAGATGATGGGGGAGaaatggaggaggaagaaatgGCAGGAGGTGTGTCAGCAGTCGGTCCAGGTGGAGACGGTGAAGAAGTGGGTGGAGGTGAAGGAGGCCACGAAGGGTCGGCGGAGCGGCCTCGGCGAAGTAGGGAGCGCCACGCTAGCAGCGGTTCAGACGACGAGAGAGCCCACCGTCGTAAGAGGAAGCGGAAGAAGGAGcgggaaagagaaaagaggaggtCCAAGAAGAAACGCAAATCACGACATAAA CGTCATGCGTCCTCGGATGATGACCACTCAGACTACAGTGATGAGTCTGACTACAGTCCCAGTGAGAAAAGGAAATATAGAGAGTACAGCCCCCAGTACGGTTCT TCTCGTGGGAGCTACGGTGGCGCAAAGAGGGGTGGTTACATGAAGATGGAGAAACAGGGTTACGGAGGTTACGATGACTACGAAGATGACAACTttgagggagaggaagatgaagacATGGGGGATGACGACTACGATGACTTCACCAAGGAGCTCAACCAGTACCGAAAGGCCAAGGAGGGAGGTGGCGGCCGTGGTGGGCGAG GGGCCAGAGGTCGTATGAAGAACCACAGAGGCCGTGGATTAatgagaggagggaggaggggaagaggaggaggcagaggaagaggagggcgaGGCGGAGGAGGAAAGATGGGAGGAGATGATGATGGAGACGGCTACGGAGATGAAATGGAG TATGGAGATGATGACTACGACATGGGTGATGATGACTATGATGACTACTCGAAAGAGCTCAACCAGTACAAGAAGTCCAAAGACAGAGGCAGAG GTGGTAAAGGGGGCCGCGGGCGAGGCAGAGGTAAAGGAGGGCGTGGCATGATTAGAGGAGCAAAGGGTCGaaacagagggagaggaagaggagacatggggaATGATGACAACGGAGACATGGACAACGGG GATGGTGTTGGAGGTGATGGACCGGGAATGGGGAGGAGGAATCAGAATGAAAAGCACCAGGACAAGAAAGGAAAGGCCATCTGCAAGTACTACATCGAGGGGAGATGCACTTGG GGCGACCACTGTAACTTCAGCCATGACATTGAGCTGCCAAAGAAGAAGGAGTTGTGCAAGTTCTACATCACTGGATTCTGTGCCCGAGCTGACCACTGTCCTTACATGCATG GTGAATTCCCCTGTAAGCTGTTCCACACCACAGGGAAGTGTGTCAATGGTGACGAGTGTATGTTCTCCCACGAGGAACTCAATGATGATACTCGGGAGCTGCTTAACAAG ATGCTGGCAGAGGATGCAGAAGCTGGAGCTGAGGACGAAAAAGaggtggaggagctgaagaagcaAGGAATTAACCCGCTTCCTAAGCCCCCTCCTGGAGTCGGCCTCCTTCCAACCCCTCCCCGGCCCGTTCCTGTTGAAACCAACACAGGTGGTGTGGATTTTGCTGGGCCTCCAGCTGGTGACTTTGGGGGTCTTCCTGGACCTAATCAGGTGCCCATGGCTGTCAAAGGTCCCCCAGGACCAGGGCCTGTTCCTGTCCCTGGTCCCTGCGTCGGTCCACCTGTCCACGGTCCTGATGGAAGTCCCTTCCAAGGTGGCCCGCCGAATCCCCCTggccttcctcctcctccccacaTGGGTCCCCCACCTCCtgctggtggaggaggaggaggaggaggcatgGGGAAGAAGATCCCCTCGTTGTTTGAGATTAAAGTTCAGCCCACAGGACAGCTGGCCCAGAAACTCGCAGTTAG AAGCCAGGGCCCCAGTACCAACCAGGGTCAGACCCCAACACCTGGACCTCAAGGGCCCCCTGGTGCCCCTCCTCCCAGATTCCCTGCCCCTCCAGGTATGATGCCCCCTGACATGCAGAACATGGGCCCCAACCTTGGAATGAACCAGGGCCCTCCCAACATGGGACCCGGTGGACCACCAATGATGGGAGGATTTCCACCAGGAGAGGGCCCTCCACATGGAGGTGCTATGCCTCCAGGTCCTCCTCAGGGAGGAGGAAACTTCTACAATAACTTCTACAATCAGCAAGAGGGTATGAAGATGGAGGGTGTGGTTCAAGAAG GTGACAGTTACCAGGGTTTTTCCGGTATGGACGAGAGAGGAGGCACAGGAACATTTGGAAATCAGTCAGGCAACCAGGAAGGCCCTGCTAATGGAGCCACAGCCAATCAGGGGGGGATTTCTGTGCCTGACTTTCTGCCACCTGCTCAGCGCGTCCTCTTCATGAGGATCCAACAGAAGcagcaagaggaagaggaaagagCTCGCAGGATGGCTGAGGGAGGAGCAGAAAAAAGCAGAGACACTGAAG GTGACTCAGGGAACTGGTATTCTAGCGAGGATGAGGATGGCGGTGGGAGCGTGACTTCCATCCTGAAGACCCTCCGTCAGCAGACCCAGGCTCCTcaaaaatctgacgtgcatccGAGCGACCCACGCCTTGTGAAAGCCTCTCCTTCCCACCCTCCGGCTCGCCCAGCAGACCCCCGCTTAGCTCGGGATCCACGCTTGGCACGTGCTGCTGAGTCAGCTCAAATCTCTGACCCCACCCACTCCACACTCGCTCCATCGTCATCTGGACCACCTGCAGACCCCAGGCTAGCTAGGCTAGCTGCTGCTGCCTCAGCAGGATCTGCCTCCCATTCGCCTCCAGCTGCTAAGCCTGAACCTCCCCTGGTCTATAAGCCCCCTCCGCTCACGACCCCGGCAGTGGATGAGGAGGAGACTGAGCGGGTTCTACGGGACAAGCCCGTGCCGATTCCTCTGGATCCGCTCATGGGTATGGCTCTGAAAGACCCACGTTCCCAGTTGCAGCAGTTCAGCCACATCAAGAAGGATATTGTTCTTCACATGCCAGCATTCGCTAAAACCATCACCTGGTCTCCTGAAGATCTGCTTCCGCTCCCTATTCCCAAGCAGGACCTGCTTCCTCTACCCCCGGGCATCCCTCCCGTGTCCACCCTTGACTCACGTCTGTCCCgcggtcagcagcagcagttacaCACGCCACTCACTCACTCGCAACCTCCTTCCGTACAGCCTCCTCCTTCCTTAGACGCCCCTGCTCCCTCCTCCTCAGCTTCTACCCTCCCAGAATTTGAATTTCTGTCTCGCATCCTGAAGAATGTTAACTCCAGCACGTCCCAgactccttctcctcctcattTACCCACACCCCCTACCACTATGCCAGTTATGGGTCAACCTCAGTCCATGCCTGCAGCTTCTATAGAAAAGCCTGTTGACCCCCGTGTTGCCCGCAAAGTCCCCTCTGATCCCCGTCTCCAGCCACCGAAGTCGGCactgaagcagccatcagaaccTGTGCCCCCTCCGTCCACATCTCCTGCACCAACATCTAGTTCTTCTCCACCTGCCATCGCTCCCTATGACCCACGGTTGCTCTCCTCAGTTGGGGCAGGGCGCAGTGTAGGGGCCGGGACACCAGGGGGTGCCAGTGTGCTGAGCAGCATTAGTCTGTATGACCCTCGGACTAACAAACCAGGCAGCCCTGGTACCAGCAGTGGCGCTAACAACTCTCCTAACTCAGCCAGCCAAACTGAGTCCAAACTCAGTGACTCCACAACGAGTAAACCTAAATCCAAGGAGCCCCTCTTTGTTCGGAAGTCTGCATTGGACCAACCTGAGCCAGAGAAAAGTACAGAGCAAGGCACGGATAGATACAACAGCTATAACAGGCCCCGGCCCAAACCTGCGCCCTCACCTAACTCCACAGCTCAGGGCGGGCCTGCTGCAGCTGGGGTGGCTGCAGCTGGAGGTCAGGGTGCTCCTGGATCTGCTGCAGACCAGGCGCCTGCAGGGGTCCATAACCTACCAGTATCCTCTTTATTTGGTGTTGTGAAGCAGGCTAGTAAGCCTGGCGGGACAAGCAGCCCCTTTGGGGGAAACAGCCCTGCACAGTCTGATCAGGCGGCCGCAGAGCAGGACAACGGCTCCCTGAAGGAAGTTTTCAAAGGCTTTGACCCCACAGCCTCTCCCTTCTGCCAGTGA